cagtttagctgcggcttgcgtctttatgggtctataacagacttgctgataagcacacatcaaaggtaactgaaatgtttatcttcactaatggcttttgagcttccttctaaactgtttaacacaggaggatagaggtttaaattagcttctgcagcctgacagttactctttaaagagacgctgtaacacccccccctccctcacgagggggggtactcacctcgggagggggaagccatagggtcccaatgaggcttccccgtcctctgtagctgcagagaatccagcactggctcccacaAAAGTCCCTCAACAAGGCTTGACAAGGGTGCGCAGGCGCGGGCAatttttacctaccgcgatcctgcgcaggcgcactagcggctcttcgttcgggcaaagcggaaatagccgaacccgattgtactgcgcagacgcaaagaacttgcacctgcgtagtagtagagcggatctgatcgggtttggctatttccgccttgccCGAactaagagccgctactgcgcctgcgcaggatcgcggtaggtaaatatttacctcaccgctGTTCAGGGGGGCTGCAGCGCTGAATTGCTGGGACaccggaggacggggaagcctcccgaggtaagtatccccagaagggttttttattttattttttattacaggttttctttaaatcaaaccagaagtgaaaaaaaaaaccttataatatactgaattatatgtgtactacggataatgaatagaacattagcagcaaagaaaagtctcatatttttattttcagttatatagcatttgttaataacactgcatcatactgtcacagtttgtgttttcacaccacacactgtattttaagctataaaacagagcagagcgtatgaccctttgaacttacctgcagtaaaaccttattttaagccgtctctcactgtttcttggctatttaagtgcttcagaaaacaggactgtattccatccagagggttgaatagctcagagaagctcttttgcatagataacaactgaagttttttttttctttaactcttcctgtactggaaaacaatccaATActcttttccttgctactaatgttctatctcttagctttactacacatacattcattagttcatacgtttattttcacttcaggtttgctttcatttTTATTACCATCCTCTTGATTTCTATATTCTAAAAGGGTGTTACACAAAAATGAGAAAAATGTAAGACAATAAGTGATAACTCTTCAGAGgagttaaaggataactgtagtgaaaggtatatgcaggctgccatatttatttccttttaagtaataccagttgcctggctatcctgctaatcttctgcctctaatacttttagctatagcccctgaacaagcatgcagcagatcaggtgtttctgacgtttttgtcagagctgacaagattagatgcatgcttgtttctggtgtgattcagacaccactgcagccaaatagatcagcagggctgccaggcaactggtattgtttaacaggatataaatatggcagcctccatatacctctcactacagttgtcctttaagtaggaTAGATGACACAGTAGTGGACAATTGTATACACTGGTCAGTGGACTACAAGAAGCACCAAGATGGACATTGTACAGAGAGTGACACTAGCGAGTATGAATCACAAACTCTTAAAACTCATGGAGATTCAGGTTCCTGTCCAGCCCTCACGACTCTGAACGGGGGTCCATGTCCAGGAATGATCACATCTGCTAAAGCCAATAAAGTCCTACGACTCTTTTCTTGAACATCTGGATTCTCGCTAAGTTCTCTCCAAGTGTCCTCATCGCCTTCCCTCTCAAAGACATCTCCAGCTATGCCTACCGTGCCAAGACTAGTGCCAGGCACAAGAAGCGTTATGTCGCTGCCGGTGTGTCCCGGTGTAGCCACGACCTTAAGGCCTTCCCCGCCAGGCAACAAGTAAGGTTCTCCTCCGCGGAAGTTGTGGTAGACGTAGGAGCCGTCCCGCCACAGGTCATAGGACACCAAGATCTCAGCCTTTGGAAAGAGATTGAGGTTACCAACATGATCGGAGTGTCCATGGGTGCCAATAACGTGGGTGACGTCCTCGGGAGCTACACCACGGCTCTGCAGAGCCTGAAGAATGATATCACGGGACCAGGGGCCGGCCGTGTCCACCAGAACCGTCAGAGGGCCACAGACGAGGGTCACTGTGCCATCAGCCTGGAAACGGTCCACTCCAACGTCTCTGCAATATCCCTCTAGCAGAATGTGGACAGAGTGGGGGGAGCCAGGGATTTCATGAGTGGAAAGTGGCGACGTCACATACTGCGGAGGAAGGTGGAAGAAGGTCAGTGTGGCCAGGCAGCAATCATCAGGTATCTTACTAAGAACTGTGAAGTATGGGCACATTACCTGGCATTAATGTCACTTGCATGGCATACTAAACacttaagaggaactttaaccaaagaccgaaattcatcccaatcagtagctgatgcccccttttcccatgataaatctttaccttttctgtaatagatcatcagggggctctgtatggctgatattgtggtgaatctcCTTCCcccgtgtgatgtcatgaccatggtcctgacagtttcctatctgtgaacctagttgcattatgggaaataatggctgtttccaattgccaagcaagcagtatccccTCCTGcgcatgtatgtgtatataaccAACCTTTGAtcctattataattattatttttatcctATGACCTGCAGGCTTAAGGTGGATcagacaacatgaacaaattactgtATATGGCAAGTATCAATCATTACTTGATTTTTTTAACAACTTATCACttcgcaatgtattgatttattctccacccccctcccccccacactatCTCTtggtaaagttcctttttaaatagTAGTTACAGggtcgttaaaaaaaaaatattgatctaACATATCAGAACTGcaaaatggatttaaaaaaaaaaaagtattctggggagctatgtataccaaaacatacaggtgaaagtcgaaaaattagaatatagtggaaaagtccatttatttcagaaattcaacttaaggcctctttcacagggggacgttgtgtttgatgcgacgttaaagtcgcataacgtgcccctaacgcagcgcatgtaggttataaaattggacgttattttgtactacgttatgtgtctcttggtgcgccgttttcgttgcatactcatGGAAAGAAAACagcgcacatttaaaaaaaacaaaaaaccttaccgagcatgtgcaacacacaacgcagcaaatgtattgctaaacgcacagcatgcagcactttctaaatagtgctacacgttacacacaacgcaacgtgtgccctgtgaatgtcgcacagacttactattgctgtgcgttggaacattttctaacgtgcgactttaacgtcacactgtgaaagaggcctaaaaggtgAAGCTAatctatgaaataggaaccctttgcaggtgttttggatgaattagctgattattgTCTGACACTTTGAGACTAGAGTATAGAACATTTACACAGtactctaatggtctgagattttgattttgggggttctcataagctgtaagccataatcatcaacattataacaaaggTTCAAATTATTTCTCTTTGCATGTAAGGAgtgtatttcatatattagtttcaccttaagTTGAATTCCTGAAATAAatggacgtttacacgatattggcctcgattcataaacagcagtgcgataagaaaaatcttgtcgggaaaataccgcactcggtattttcccggtctgtgtaccaattcataaagatttccccagctgcccctggaggtcggtaaattaccgcagcccattgagcggtagagtagagcagtgtctcgattccctctttgccctgcagaaatgaatcacagacggctctctggctctctccactgatgactcagacagatgagtcacacagtctttccctgcctactcaaatgattcacacagagggctctctggctttctccactgatgactcaaacagactttggctctctgcacttttgcattcatcagagctgtcggtaacttgttatcgcctcactagaggtgtcggtaactaccgccaggcttaccacttgttgaaggctttatgaattgacatttgctgacaatttactgacatgtgttgtcggtaactgcagccaagtcggtaatttatctccctggtcggtaatgtcagcttttcatgcggtaacagcctttatgaattgacattttgctaagtgcttgggaaagtctgctgttttcagcattaccgcatgaggtaatgctttatgaattgaggccattgtaatttttcaagtttcacccatacactgttgccatggtttcaaactttttttttttacaccagtaTCAGAACATTCTAGAAGCAGTAGAAATGGAGAAGTAATATTGTGTACATTTCCGTGTTTGTGTCATTAGTTCAGGGGCTACTTAGTTTTGCATAATATCTTGCAATGTACCCTATTCCTGTACAGTACTTCCTCTTCATGAAAAGCAATGTCATCGTGTTGCACAATGACAATACAGTTCTTGAATTGAAATTAATTTGTACAATCCATGTCTAGGCTCTGCAGTTtcaaagacacctgaagtgagaaggatatggaggctgtcatattcagggctgtggagtctgagtcgaggagtcggggcaattttgggcacccgcagttggagtcgtggtttcataaactgaggagtcggagtcgggtgatttttgtacaaaatccacagccctgttaaatattagactaaggagtcggagtcgaagccattttggttacccggagacGGAGttggagtttcataaactgaggagtcggagttggaagatttttgtaccaactccacacacagccctggtcatatttatctccttttaaacaataccagttccatggcagtcctgttgatctctttggctgcaataggttctgaatcacaccagaaacaagtatgcagctaatctacgcagacttcagttagagcacctgatatgctgcatgcttgttcaggacctatagcccaatctacacgatacgattctttatacgattcgattacgattctatttacgatccgattaaatccgacatgtccgatcaggattagattcaattcgatttgccattgttttgcaatggtgtagatggggcttatggctaaaaatattaaaggCAGAGAATCGGCAGGACAGATAGGTAATGTGTATTgtataacaggaaataaacatggcaacctccttatccctctcaattcaggggTGCTTTCATAACAGTGAGCTGGGCTTCTGCCCCTCAGCATACTGAATAAGCTCTGCTCgatggcccggtgcacaccaaaaaccgctagcagatccgcaaaatgctagcagattttgaaacgctttttcttatttttctgcagcgtttcagctagcgttttgtggttttgtgaagcgtttttggtgtagtagatttcatgtattgttgcagtaaagctgttactgaacagctactgtaacaaaaaacgcccggCAAACCGctttgaagtgccgtttttcagagtggtttgcgtttttcctatacttaacattgaggcagaaacgcatccacaatccaaaatctgcagcagcccgggagtatgcgtttctgcaaaatgcctcccgctctggtgtgcaccagcccattgaaatacattaccctagcggatccacacccgcaagcggatcgcaaactgcagccgaaccgctctggtgtgcactaggccttagtcaaCAACTTTCAGAtttgaataattgttttttaGCTTTTCTAGTACTTTTTCACTGAAACAAAAATATAAGACTGCTGTTCTTTTCTCAAGCCATCTTTTTTAACTATGTCCCCCTTTCCTCTGTTTAATGTGATGTCAAACATCattatttagtttttatatagcgcagacacattctgcagtgctttacagagtacatagtcatgtcatgtcaccgactgtccttagaggagctcacaatataatcactaccatactctaatgtcctagcttattattattattattattatgcactaGTTGAAATAAGCCCGTTTAAAAtcaggctctaggtctcttcacgccGCCGTCGCCACTGCCGCCAGTCAGTGCGTGCGCGCCCGTCCACCCTAATCCCTGACCCGTCATCCtgccccaacggctgtctgtactgcgcacatgcgtagTACAAAAAACCCACTGTCACACAGCCAGGGACAggaaggatgacgcagggacagataggttttattatagaggatttatatatcactgacatcatctgcagcactttacaaagtacatagtcatgtcactgactgtctttagaggagctcacaatctaatcctatcatagttatagtctaatgtcctaccatattattattatgtatttatatagcactgacatcttttttttaaaataaattttattgaagaattttcaagaatttTCACCCCACAGGTTTACAAAATGTTAACATCTGATCAGATATACAAGAAGGTGCCTATTTGCTTCATTTCTACAAATTTCTTAAAATGACAGACATTTGTAAATCACCGTTTGGCTTTGGTAGTAAACcataaaaacagaaaacaaaagaaaaagacccttttccctcccccccccttctctgtgCTTACATAGTGTGTTACGGGTACACTTTGTTTGGGCATGCATGGCATAGTATCAAATAGTATTTATGGTTTTACATTTTCCTTAGGGTTTGAGCTGCTGTCCTTTTTGAGGCCGAGATTTTGGGGGCCTCAATTTTGGTCTTTTTTGTGtttgagagcacctaaggtgcctCCCAAGTCTTCTAAACAGTACCAGGATGTTAGCGAGAAATGTCCCATCAATATATTAAGTTCCGCTGGGGTAAAAGAGTGGAGAATGTACTTTTTCCAGGTTTTGAAAAAGTTTTTTGTGCGTAGTTCCAGAGATTGTAGCGTATTGAGCTTTTCTAAGGTAAACATGATCATTAAATCTTTCTTTAATGCTGAGATCGTGGGCGGTTGTGCAGAGATCCAGTTTTGAAAGATTACTCTCCGGGCAGATGCTAGTATGATATGAAATAGAGCCGAAGGTTTCTGCTTTTTGTTGTCCTCTCTCTCGTCAGAGTAATGAAATAGGAGTAgcattgcatttttttgtattgattttCCACACATATTATTCGCAAAAGTAAGAACTTTTCCCCAGTAGTGATCAATAAACTCGCATGACCAGATACAATGGTATAAATTGGCATTCGGGTGCTTGCACTTGGGACATTCTGGGACATAATGAGCTGGAGGAGTTCGATACTTGATATTGAAAGCATATTTTGCTCTATGGATAAATAGGAAATGCGATGTTCTAAATTGTTCATTTTTAATTTGGTTTCTGAAGATTTGTAGTCCCTGTATTATTTTATCTTCAATATCCCCCTCCCCCAGATCATCCCGCCACTTCCCAAGTGCAATTTTACTGAAGTGTTCTTCGTCTAACTGTGCTAGAGCTTTTGCAAAATCTGCTAGTGTTTTAAGAGGACCTCCTGGGTTTATGATTTTGTCGAAGACCGTGGGTAGGGCCACACTAGTTATGTCGGCTATGTGGGAGTGAACCATAGACTGCAATTGCATATACGGGAGGAAGTCGGCTTTTGTGATATTGTATTTTTCCGCTAGTTCTCGGAGTGTAAACCATCTCCCTTCTTCTATATTTAATAACTTCCCCAGTTTATCTATCCCTTTGTAATCCCAATTTGAAAATTGTTGTTGAGAAATGCTTGACGGGTAATGAGGATTACCCCAGATGGGCATATATTTAGAGACAAGGCATGGGAGGCGTAGCTTTTTGCGTATTGCTCTCCAGGTTTGTATAGTATCTCTAAAGATAGCATTTTGCTTAAGCTGAGGGGGTAGTTCAAATATTTTTTGAGTGAAGAAGGCCAAGGAGGGACCAGGGCTTGACTATTTCTGTCTCTAGTTTTAAATTAGAGTATTTACttgtgcctttaaagagaacccgaggtgtgtttaaagaattttatctgcatacagaggctggatctgcctatacagcccagcctctgttgctatcccaaacccccctaaggtccccctgcactctgcaatccccgataaatcacagccgtgctgtgaggctgtgtttacatctgtagtgtcagtctcagctgctcccccgcctcctgcatagctccggtccctgcccccatcccttccctccaatcagcagggaggaaagggatgcaggcgggggaatggagttctgcaggaggcggggagagcagcagactgacactatagagataaacacagccagctctgacaagctgtttgtcagcagcgtggctgtgatttatgagggattgcagagtgcagggggaccttaggggggtttgggatagcaacagaggctgggctgtataggcagagccagcctctgtatgcagataatattcttcaaacccacctcgggttctctttaatccagTCTTGGATGTGGCGCATGAGAGAGGCCAGGTTATATTGTCTTATGTTTGGTAATCCCATTCCCCCTATTATTTTTGctttttgaagttttgaaagagccACACGTGGCCTCTTGCGCTGCCAAATGAAATGTGTGAAGGCTTTTTCTAGGGACTTTATGTCTTTGTGTTTTATGAGGAGTGGGATTGTTTGCATAGGGTAAAGTAGTCTACCCATtgttgtcatttttaggagtgctATTCTCCCTGCTAGTCCAATTGGAAGGGTGGTCCATCTTTCTAGCTGCTGTTTGATCTTCTGAAAGAGGTCAAAGTAATTAAATGTGTAGATTTGTGTCGGGTCTCTCGGTATTTTAATACCTAGGTATTTTATAGAGATTGTGACTAAGCGGACCCCCAACTCTCGCCATCCTCAGAGATTTGCCGATTTTGATAAGGGCATGAGCTCACATTTATCTTTGTTAATTTTTAGGCCCGACCGGGATTCAAAGTCTTTAAGAATTTGGAAAACCCGTGGGATTTGTTCTATGGGGTTCTTTAGAAAAAGAAGGATGTCGTCAGCAAAGAGTGCTTGTTGCACTGATACCTCTCCCACTTCAATTCCCTTTATGTGTGACCGTAGTTCTATGGCCAGGGGTTCCAAGGCAATATTGAACAGAAGTGGGGATAGGGGGGAGCCTTGCCTCACCCCTCTTTTTAAAAGAAAAGGTTCCAAGAGGAAGCCTCCTGTCGCAATCCTTGCTTTGGGTGTTCGGTATATTGCTTGGACTGCTCTGAGAAAAGCTCCCTCAAAGCCCATCGTAGATAGTAAGCCCAACATCCAGTCCCATTCTacactgtcaaaggccttctcggcgtcTAGCACCAGAAGGCCTGTTGACTTGTGTGTATCCGGGTAAGCCCGAACCTGTTCCAGGATTGTCAATACTTTTCTAACGTTTGTGACTGCTGCTCGCCCCTTTACAAAGCCCACCTGGTTTGGATGTATAAGGGATGGGAGTATTTGCGCTAAACGATCAGCTAATATTTTAGATAGTATTTTGCTATCTTGATTTATAAGCGAGATTGGCCTGTAAGAGGCTACTTCAGTTAAATCCTTGCCTTCTTTCGGTATTAGCTTTATATATGCTGTATTTCCCGAGTCCGGATATACCGAGTCAGTTAAGATTGTATTGTATAATTTAGTCAAATCCTCTGCTATTTCTCCCTGTAGAATTTTATAAAACTCACTAGATAAACCGTCGGGCCCTGGTGTTTTTTGATTGGATAAGGTTTTGATTGCCTCCTTGACCTCTTGCACCCCGATTACCCTATTCAGAGATTCTACCTGTTCCTCCGTAAGCTTTCTGACCTGGATTTTCTGAAGGGCGGCTTGCAGATCGCTCGGGTCTAACTGTGTAGTGGAACTATATAATTTTGCAAAGAATTCTTTAAAGCATCGGTTCACTTTCTGAGGATGTTGTATATTGTTACCCTTTGCGTCTTTAAGCACGCAAGGTTCCTGGTTTCCTTTTTTATGCCTCGCCATGTTGGCAAGTAATTTCCCTGCCTTCTCCCCGTATTTATGAAACGTTAGTGTTGTGTAAGGCTTTTGCAGTTCTTCGTGTAGCTTGTACCATAGGTCTCCTTTTAGTTTTGCTTCTAaccatttttttttggttttctgGGATAGGATTTTGTTTAAAAGCTCTAAAAGCTGTtcttattttttccacttcagacaTGTAATGTATATGGGCTTGTTTCTTTCTTGCTGAGgtgtagaagataatttttccccTTAGGACTGCCTTTGCAGTTTCCCAGAACAGTATCGGGTCATTTTTATGGGCCTTATTATCCTGGGCATACTCCATCCACCACTGTTTTAGCATGGCCTCAAATTTGTCATTCCCATATAGTTTTGTGGGAAATCGCCATATTATATCTGTGCCTCTTGGGATCCGATCCTCTAATATCAGTCCCACTGGAGCATGGTCTGAGATGATTAAATCAGCTATGAAAGCGTTGGACAACCTTGTTCCGAGTGTCTTTGAAAGTAGGAACAGGTCGATTCTGGAAAAAGTTCCATGCGTTGGGGAATAATACGTGAATTCGTGTTCATGTGGATGGGAGTATCTCCATGGATCAATGAGTCCACAAGCTTGCATGAGCGGGTTTAAATATTTATCTCTGCTGCTCAGAGCTCGTTTTGGGTTACTTCTATCTTCCCAGTGATCTGGGACAGTGTTTAAGTCCCCTCCTATTATCACTGACGACGAGGTTTCTTTCATTATCTGTGTCTGCATTTTGTCATAGAAAACCATATGATTTTGGTTGGGACCATATAAATTGTACAGTGTTAGCGTTTCCCCCGCAATCTGGAGCTGCAGCCTTGACCATCTGCCTTCGTTGTCTGCTGAGTGAGCAGTAACTTTGCATTGTAAGCGTTTATTGATTAAGGTTAAAACTCCCGCTTTTTTATGTACTGCCGGGGAACCAtacacttctcccacccagaatttTTTCATGAATTTGTATTGATCTTCCCTTAAATGTGTCTCTTGTATGAAACACGCATCTGGCTTAAACTTACTCAGATGCCTCAATACTCTGGATCTTTTCCCTGGGCTTTGCAACCCTTTTACATTCCATGACACTATTTTCATTTTGACTTAACTAAATGTAAGACGGCCTAGGACAGTGCCGCAACTCCAGTGTTTTGATTTAGGCCGAGCAATTTTTTGCACAGAGATAAAACCCCTTTTTAACCCCTTTCCCTCCCACTTTCCCCCAAAACTTATTCCCCAAACACCAACCATAACCTGTACCATAGTAGTGCGGACTTCACTTCTTTCCCGCATCATTTGACAGTGATGTAACTGTCTCGTCTCCGTAGATCCGAACCAAATCTTTAGAACACACcctcatgcattttttttatataatagtAGGTTGTATGCAAAACGTTTAACCTTAACAATAGCAGACATTAGATGTTTGCTTAACTGTGCTGAAAATGGAATTCTGACAAGTTTTAGAAAACAACCGGGAGAAAAGAGGGCATATTGCGCTTTTCTTTAGGCAGCGTTCTGTTCATGTCTGTATAAGAGAGGCCAGGAGGTTGCTTTCCTGGTTTAAATAGATATTTGGCGGTATGTGAGCTGTAGTCTCAATCTTCGTCCTGCGCATCCTCTGGCTCCTCTGAGTTTGCTGTGCCCTCCCTAGGGACGATTTTTCCTTTCTG
This DNA window, taken from Hyperolius riggenbachi isolate aHypRig1 chromosome 3, aHypRig1.pri, whole genome shotgun sequence, encodes the following:
- the MBLAC1 gene encoding metallo-beta-lactamase domain-containing protein 1 yields the protein MSWPGLLCSRMEYVTSPLSTHEIPGSPHSVHILLEGYCRDVGVDRFQADGTVTLVCGPLTVLVDTAGPWSRDIILQALQSRGVAPEDVTHVIGTHGHSDHVGNLNLFPKAEILVSYDLWRDGSYVYHNFRGGEPYLLPGGEGLKVVATPGHTGSDITLLVPGTSLGTVGIAGDVFEREGDEDTWRELSENPDVQEKSRRTLLALADVIIPGHGPPFRVVRAGQEPESP